One Flavobacteriales bacterium genomic region harbors:
- a CDS encoding peroxiredoxin family protein encodes MRTLIIIFMFSFIGTWSCKQAKPPEENCSNFEEIEQISNLKIGDQLIDFGAVSNHNRDFQLSELEAKFFILFFKNETPTKELNILINEEVVNHDLGKKTIDKQGTLLVLNEGKLLEIYGISQAKMKNVLIIADENKQIRKMFKNACERRILDFLNEQ; translated from the coding sequence ATGAGAACACTGATAATCATTTTTATGTTTTCTTTTATAGGCACATGGAGCTGTAAGCAAGCCAAACCACCAGAAGAAAATTGTTCAAATTTTGAGGAAATTGAACAAATATCCAATCTTAAAATAGGAGATCAGCTCATTGATTTTGGAGCAGTAAGCAATCATAATAGAGATTTTCAATTATCTGAACTGGAGGCTAAGTTTTTTATTCTTTTTTTTAAGAATGAAACCCCCACTAAGGAACTTAATATTCTAATTAATGAGGAAGTTGTAAATCATGATTTAGGAAAGAAAACGATTGATAAACAAGGGACTTTACTTGTGCTAAACGAAGGTAAGCTCTTGGAAATATATGGAATTAGCCAAGCTAAAATGAAAAATGTCTTGATTATCGCCGATGAAAACAAACAAATAAGAAAAATGTTTAAAAATGCTTGCGAGCGGCGAATTCTTGATTTTTTGAATGAGCAGTAA